The proteins below are encoded in one region of Sideroxydans lithotrophicus ES-1:
- the fliF gene encoding flagellar basal-body MS-ring/collar protein FliF: MADTDANMNVSLTRLLFGMPSQQKLGLIVAVAATVALLAGLFMWGQTPDYRVLYANMSERDGGAVIESLQQQNIPYKFTEGGTLMVPADRVYEVRLQMAAKGLPKGGTVGFELMENQKFGTSQFLEQVNYQRALEGELSRSVETIASVASARVHLAIPKQSVFVKEQQKPSASVILSLRAGNSLDEGQVSAIVHLISSSVPNMNAQNVTVVDQSGTLLSSARDSNAEQLMDATQLKYVRQIEQDYVKRIEDILIPITGVQNVRAQVTASLDFSQTEQTAETFRPNQPPNQAAVRSLQTLETQNGTTSTGGVPGALSNQPPVPATAPIVTPASAVVAAAGTAGNMHKELTTNYEVDRTIQHTKLPVGSIKRLSIAVVVNNPSTTGKDGKATSRPYTDAEKAQITALVKETVGFDAKRGDSLNLLNSAFNEQQEIIAETPMWKQPDTIAMAKDIFKYLLIAGGIGFLLFGIIKPAFKTISEQSAAQETAMMSAAQHGQISHQAGNAAGQYAAQQSASSYEDNLQLAKQLAKDDPKIVATVVKEWVNKE; this comes from the coding sequence ATGGCTGATACGGACGCAAATATGAACGTTTCCCTGACCCGGCTGCTGTTCGGCATGCCCAGTCAACAAAAACTCGGACTGATCGTGGCAGTCGCCGCCACAGTCGCACTTCTGGCAGGTCTGTTCATGTGGGGACAGACGCCGGATTACCGCGTGCTCTATGCGAACATGTCCGAACGCGACGGCGGTGCCGTCATCGAATCCTTACAGCAGCAGAACATCCCCTACAAGTTCACCGAAGGCGGCACGCTGATGGTCCCGGCCGACAGGGTGTATGAAGTGCGACTGCAGATGGCCGCCAAGGGTCTGCCCAAGGGCGGGACAGTCGGCTTCGAATTGATGGAGAACCAGAAATTCGGCACCAGCCAGTTCCTCGAGCAGGTCAATTATCAGCGGGCACTGGAAGGCGAACTGTCGCGCTCGGTGGAAACCATCGCATCTGTCGCCAGCGCGCGCGTGCACCTGGCCATCCCCAAACAATCCGTGTTCGTCAAAGAACAGCAAAAGCCCAGCGCATCGGTGATTCTTTCCCTGCGAGCCGGAAATTCCCTGGATGAGGGACAAGTCAGCGCGATCGTCCACCTGATCTCCAGCAGCGTGCCCAACATGAATGCGCAGAACGTCACGGTCGTGGACCAGAGCGGCACGCTGTTGAGTTCGGCACGCGACAGCAACGCCGAGCAGCTGATGGACGCGACCCAGCTGAAATACGTACGCCAGATCGAGCAGGATTACGTCAAGCGCATCGAAGATATCCTGATCCCGATCACCGGCGTGCAAAACGTGCGTGCGCAGGTCACCGCCAGTCTCGATTTCTCCCAGACCGAACAGACCGCCGAGACTTTCCGTCCGAACCAGCCGCCCAACCAGGCTGCAGTGCGCAGCCTGCAAACGCTGGAGACGCAGAACGGCACGACCAGCACGGGCGGTGTTCCCGGCGCGCTGTCCAACCAGCCGCCCGTTCCCGCCACTGCCCCCATCGTCACGCCAGCCAGCGCTGTAGTCGCCGCAGCAGGAACTGCAGGCAACATGCACAAGGAACTGACCACGAACTATGAAGTGGACCGCACCATCCAGCACACCAAGCTCCCGGTCGGAAGCATCAAGCGCCTTTCCATTGCGGTGGTGGTGAACAACCCCAGCACGACCGGCAAGGATGGTAAAGCCACCTCGCGTCCGTATACCGATGCTGAAAAAGCGCAGATCACCGCCCTGGTCAAGGAGACCGTAGGGTTCGACGCAAAACGCGGCGACAGCCTGAATCTGCTCAACAGTGCTTTCAACGAACAGCAGGAAATCATTGCGGAAACCCCGATGTGGAAGCAACCTGATACCATAGCGATGGCGAAGGATATCTTCAAATATCTGTTGATCGCAGGCGGTATCGGCTTCCTCCTGTTCGGCATCATCAAACCGGCCTTCAAGACCATCTCCGAACAAAGCGCAGCTCAGGAAACAGCGATGATGTCGGCCGCGCAGCACGGCCAGATCTCGCATCAGGCCGGTAACGCGGCCGGCCAATATGCCGCCCAGCAATCGGCCAGCTCTTACGAAGACAACCTGCAACTCGCCAAACAGCTGGCGAAGGACGACCCCAAGATCGTCGCCACGGTGGTCAAGGAATGGGTGAACAAAGAATGA
- the fliE gene encoding flagellar hook-basal body complex protein FliE produces MSMDVSNVDSLLSQMRAAMAAAQGQPARAPAQTGGVDFADVLKSSLDGVNQAQHQAEDLQKAFVLGDDKVSLSDTMIAMQKANISFQTAVQVRNKVVAAYNDIMNMQV; encoded by the coding sequence ATGAGTATGGACGTTTCCAATGTAGACAGTCTGCTGAGCCAGATGCGTGCGGCGATGGCCGCGGCACAAGGCCAGCCGGCCCGGGCGCCAGCCCAGACGGGTGGCGTGGATTTCGCCGATGTGTTGAAATCCTCGCTGGACGGGGTCAATCAGGCACAACACCAGGCGGAAGACCTGCAGAAAGCCTTTGTGCTGGGCGATGACAAGGTCAGTTTGAGTGATACCATGATCGCCATGCAAAAGGCCAATATCTCGTTCCAGACCGCCGTGCAGGTACGCAACAAGGTGGTGGCGGCCTATAACGACATCATGAACATGCAGGTCTGA
- a CDS encoding tetratricopeptide repeat protein, which yields MTTETSTQQTETQSVAQASREILEHHRDDHLPGIGMQNVQSKDIRHQLSSQILTGDSQEPASREVDDLVALFSAGRYPEAVVMSKEMTARFPQYGIGWKMLGVLFNQMGRNAEALGPMRNAITLLPNDAEAHGNLGIILNGLGMLDEAAASYRRAIQLNPNVAGWYFNLGNIFMAQGKWQKSEDCYQCVLMLKADFPEVYNNLGIIRKAMGQPVEAEACYRRAIEIRPNYADAYNNLGSVLQYLGRPVEAEVSYKHAIQLEPARAESYSNLGNTLQELGRYHEAEASLRRALQLQPDHAQAYNNLGGTLKHMGRLQEAESCYRRALHISPEKAEVHSNLGATLMDMGRLHEAEQCYREALRINPEYFPAHSNLLFMMNYASNSNPEIGLAEAKFYGMKVSSKASAKFRDWSCNRQAKRLRIGFVSGDFRQHPIGYFLESVLKQIDPVSLELFAYPTYHAADEITARLQPRFAAWRPLCGMSDEDSARLIHGDGLHVLIDLSGHTQHNRLPVFAWKPAPIQVSWQGYLATTGVAEIDYFLADPYVAPIREAGHFTEEIWRLPECYMCFTEPAVALDVAPLPSLSTGCITFGSLNNLTKMSDATVALWAQILTAVPGSQLFLKTRLLSASEMRESVIRRYAQYGIPERRLILEGAGTLTRSEYLESYRHIDIALDPFPYAGCTTSIEGLWMGVPLLTKRGDRFESHLGETINCNAGLADWIAIDEDDYVAKAVNLSSDPERLASLRAGLRHQVLSSPLFDAPRFARNFEQALRGMWGRWLER from the coding sequence ATGACCACTGAAACTTCCACACAGCAAACCGAAACACAGTCTGTAGCACAGGCTTCTCGCGAAATTCTTGAGCACCATCGGGATGACCACTTGCCGGGAATCGGTATGCAAAACGTCCAGAGCAAAGATATTAGGCATCAGCTTTCCAGCCAGATTTTGACAGGCGATAGCCAAGAACCTGCATCGCGAGAGGTCGATGATCTTGTAGCGCTTTTTTCGGCAGGCCGTTATCCGGAGGCGGTTGTCATGTCCAAAGAGATGACGGCTCGATTTCCGCAGTACGGGATTGGTTGGAAGATGCTTGGTGTGTTGTTCAATCAAATGGGACGTAATGCCGAGGCCTTGGGGCCAATGAGGAATGCGATTACCCTCTTGCCGAACGATGCCGAGGCGCACGGCAATCTTGGCATAATCCTTAACGGACTTGGTATGCTGGACGAGGCTGCCGCAAGCTATCGCAGGGCAATTCAGCTCAATCCGAATGTTGCCGGATGGTACTTCAATCTGGGTAATATCTTCATGGCGCAGGGAAAATGGCAGAAGTCTGAAGACTGCTACCAATGCGTTCTTATGCTCAAGGCTGATTTCCCTGAGGTTTATAACAATCTGGGCATCATCCGCAAAGCGATGGGACAGCCAGTGGAAGCAGAGGCCTGTTATAGACGTGCAATAGAGATCAGGCCGAATTATGCCGATGCCTATAATAATCTGGGTTCAGTGCTTCAGTATCTTGGGCGGCCGGTCGAAGCCGAAGTGAGCTATAAGCACGCAATACAACTAGAACCGGCTCGTGCTGAGTCCTACAGCAATTTGGGCAATACCTTGCAGGAACTTGGGCGCTACCATGAGGCTGAAGCCAGTCTGCGGCGAGCTCTCCAGCTCCAGCCTGATCATGCTCAGGCGTATAACAATCTGGGAGGAACACTCAAGCATATGGGGCGGCTTCAGGAGGCTGAGTCCTGTTACCGCCGGGCATTGCATATCAGCCCGGAAAAGGCTGAGGTGCATAGCAATCTGGGGGCAACGTTGATGGATATGGGACGGCTGCACGAGGCCGAACAATGCTATAGGGAAGCATTGAGGATCAATCCCGAGTATTTTCCTGCGCACAGCAATCTGTTGTTTATGATGAATTATGCATCGAACAGCAATCCCGAAATCGGCCTTGCAGAAGCGAAGTTTTATGGAATGAAAGTGAGCAGCAAAGCCTCTGCAAAGTTTCGCGACTGGTCATGCAACCGACAAGCTAAGCGTCTGCGCATCGGTTTTGTGTCTGGGGACTTTCGACAACACCCCATTGGTTATTTTCTTGAAAGCGTGTTGAAGCAAATCGATCCGGTCAGTTTGGAGTTGTTCGCTTACCCGACATATCATGCGGCAGACGAAATCACTGCACGCCTCCAGCCGCGGTTTGCTGCATGGCGACCGTTGTGTGGTATGAGCGATGAAGATTCTGCAAGATTGATACACGGTGATGGCCTGCATGTGTTAATCGATCTGTCAGGACACACACAGCATAACCGTTTGCCGGTATTTGCCTGGAAACCGGCGCCGATTCAGGTAAGTTGGCAGGGCTATTTGGCAACCACTGGTGTTGCCGAGATTGATTATTTTTTGGCTGATCCCTATGTGGCACCGATTCGTGAGGCAGGTCATTTCACGGAAGAGATCTGGCGATTGCCGGAGTGCTATATGTGTTTCACTGAACCTGCAGTGGCATTGGATGTCGCGCCTTTGCCATCGCTATCGACAGGTTGCATTACTTTTGGCAGCCTGAACAACTTGACTAAGATGAGCGATGCGACAGTTGCGTTATGGGCGCAGATATTGACTGCCGTGCCCGGATCCCAATTGTTTCTCAAGACCAGATTACTCAGTGCAAGTGAGATGCGTGAATCGGTGATAAGACGCTATGCACAGTACGGCATTCCGGAAAGAAGATTGATACTTGAAGGCGCCGGCACGCTTACGCGCTCGGAATATCTGGAATCTTATCGGCACATTGATATTGCGCTTGATCCGTTTCCGTATGCGGGATGCACTACGAGCATTGAAGGATTGTGGATGGGGGTGCCGCTACTCACCAAACGTGGCGATCGTTTTGAATCTCATCTGGGGGAGACCATCAATTGCAACGCAGGACTGGCGGATTGGATCGCAATCGACGAAGACGATTATGTGGCAAAAGCGGTAAATCTTTCCTCCGATCCAGAACGACTCGCATCGCTGCGGGCAGGCTTGCGCCATCAGGTTTTGTCTTCTCCTCTGTTTGATGCGCCCCGCTTTGCGCGCAACTTTGAGCAAGCATTGAGGGGGATGTGGGGTCGATGGTTGGAGAGATGA
- a CDS encoding tetratricopeptide repeat protein codes for MTREISLTQAGVRTLELALLQAVELHQAGRLQEAEQCYQAILKLDPHHAKANHNLGVLSVQMGQSEAGLAYFAAALEADPAHGQYWLSYIDTLHLAGQSEEARQVLALARQSGLQGDDVDALEASLEGAGLSGAGHQPESAGTNDQLKSTQQSKSPHQQEINTLIALFTQGRYEEVMSLSQVMTRRFPQYGFGWKILGVACKQQGKNAEALIPMQKAVELLPNDAEAHSNLGGVLQSLGRLSEAEAMLSLALRINPDNADALFNLGITLQGLDRLDEAERSYRKALQIRPDYAEVHGSLGAVLQATGRLQEALTHFQQRSLLAPGNPVDQHLIASLTGETTERAPAKYVEDVFDSYADNFDSHLLQVLKYETPRKLLESISHHPPNADKWDVLDLGCGTGLFGVEVAPFAKQLVGVDLSSKMLEQARARKLYQRLEQADLVTMMQGEPAASFDVIVAADVFVYLGKLDDVIAEAGRLLRPGGILAFSVEDCDMSPRRSDAQGEVPDYQLKNTGRYGQSLGYLARLASVNGLQIQEEVATQLRIDHGKPILGHICLWAKESATNAKHGAPSADQLLQGAVRCHQAGQLHDAERLYREILGIDQNHSKANHNLGSLYIQKSQPAASLPFFAAALEADPAHGQYWLSYIDALHQAGQKQVAREVLALARQYGLGGEDVDALEMNLRGGPADMAGQSQSYCPVCGSNQVSFLPLPEFYRESSRLYGFEHFGKGEMISLEQYTCNRCGASDRERLYALWIDQQLEKNSLSRSAKVMHFAPEEALSKRLRQLFANYETADFGMGQVDHKVDLQNLPFADESYEFFICSHVLEHVESDDRAIRELYRITRTGGCGILVAPIIVGLERTVEDPSVKDAAGRWRLYGQDDHVRLYAHDDYVNKIRSHGFHVAELGEEYFGEEIFHSLGLTHTSILYVVSK; via the coding sequence ATGACCCGGGAAATTTCTTTAACGCAAGCTGGTGTGCGGACGCTAGAGCTTGCGCTATTGCAAGCCGTTGAGTTGCATCAGGCCGGCCGGCTACAAGAAGCAGAGCAATGCTATCAGGCCATCTTGAAACTCGATCCACATCATGCCAAAGCAAATCACAATCTTGGGGTATTGTCGGTGCAAATGGGACAGTCAGAAGCTGGTCTTGCCTATTTCGCGGCCGCACTTGAGGCGGATCCAGCGCACGGGCAATACTGGCTGAGTTATATCGATACCTTGCATCTGGCTGGCCAGTCGGAAGAAGCGCGACAAGTGCTGGCGCTTGCTCGACAGAGCGGGTTGCAGGGCGATGATGTCGATGCGCTGGAAGCGAGTTTGGAAGGTGCGGGCCTGTCTGGAGCAGGACATCAGCCCGAATCGGCCGGGACGAATGATCAGCTGAAGTCAACTCAACAAAGCAAAAGTCCTCACCAGCAAGAAATCAACACATTGATCGCACTGTTTACACAAGGTCGGTATGAAGAGGTCATGTCCCTCTCTCAAGTGATGACACGGCGATTTCCCCAGTATGGTTTCGGCTGGAAGATATTGGGGGTGGCCTGCAAGCAGCAGGGAAAGAACGCTGAAGCCCTGATTCCAATGCAAAAGGCGGTCGAGTTGTTGCCGAACGATGCCGAGGCACACAGCAATCTGGGGGGCGTTCTTCAGAGTCTCGGACGATTGAGCGAAGCGGAAGCGATGCTGAGTCTTGCGTTACGGATCAATCCGGATAATGCCGACGCACTGTTCAATCTGGGCATAACCCTGCAGGGACTGGACCGGCTGGACGAGGCAGAGCGCAGCTACCGAAAGGCACTGCAGATCAGGCCAGATTATGCTGAAGTGCATGGCAGCCTGGGCGCCGTCTTGCAGGCTACTGGGCGTCTGCAAGAAGCATTGACGCATTTCCAACAACGATCCCTGCTGGCTCCGGGGAATCCCGTAGACCAGCATCTGATCGCCTCTCTGACCGGTGAGACTACCGAACGTGCGCCCGCCAAATACGTCGAGGATGTTTTCGATAGCTATGCCGATAACTTCGACAGCCATTTGCTGCAAGTGCTCAAATATGAAACTCCCAGAAAGTTGCTGGAGTCAATTTCGCATCACCCTCCGAATGCGGACAAATGGGATGTTCTGGATTTGGGCTGCGGAACGGGACTGTTTGGAGTGGAGGTTGCACCGTTTGCAAAACAACTGGTCGGAGTGGATCTTTCCTCGAAGATGCTGGAGCAGGCGCGGGCGCGCAAGCTGTATCAGCGTCTTGAACAGGCGGATCTGGTGACCATGATGCAAGGCGAGCCTGCTGCAAGCTTCGATGTGATCGTGGCAGCTGACGTGTTCGTATATCTGGGCAAACTCGATGACGTGATCGCCGAAGCAGGACGGTTGCTGCGGCCGGGCGGGATACTGGCGTTCTCTGTCGAGGATTGCGATATGTCGCCGCGCCGGTCGGACGCTCAGGGCGAGGTGCCGGATTACCAGTTGAAGAACACAGGGCGTTACGGCCAATCGCTCGGTTACCTTGCACGATTGGCATCTGTTAATGGCCTTCAGATACAGGAGGAGGTTGCCACTCAACTCCGCATCGATCATGGCAAGCCGATCCTGGGACATATCTGTCTTTGGGCGAAAGAGTCCGCGACCAATGCCAAGCATGGCGCGCCATCCGCAGATCAGTTACTGCAAGGAGCAGTCAGGTGTCATCAGGCGGGTCAATTGCATGACGCCGAGCGTCTTTATCGCGAGATACTGGGAATCGATCAGAATCATTCAAAGGCAAATCACAATCTGGGCTCACTGTATATTCAGAAATCGCAGCCTGCTGCCAGTCTGCCGTTCTTTGCGGCTGCGCTGGAAGCTGATCCGGCGCACGGCCAATACTGGTTGAGTTACATCGATGCCTTGCATCAGGCAGGTCAGAAGCAGGTTGCGCGTGAAGTGCTTGCTTTGGCCAGACAATATGGATTGGGCGGAGAAGACGTGGATGCCCTGGAGATGAATCTGCGCGGCGGGCCAGCTGACATGGCAGGACAGTCGCAATCCTATTGTCCTGTTTGCGGCAGCAATCAGGTCTCCTTTTTGCCGCTTCCCGAGTTTTATCGCGAAAGCTCGCGTCTTTACGGATTCGAACATTTTGGTAAAGGCGAAATGATCTCGCTGGAGCAATACACGTGCAATCGTTGCGGAGCGTCTGACCGTGAACGTCTTTATGCATTATGGATCGATCAACAACTTGAGAAGAACTCATTGAGTCGTTCTGCCAAGGTCATGCATTTCGCCCCGGAAGAAGCGCTGTCGAAAAGGCTCCGGCAGCTGTTTGCCAATTACGAGACTGCGGATTTTGGCATGGGGCAGGTCGACCATAAGGTCGACCTTCAGAACCTGCCATTTGCCGATGAGAGTTATGAATTTTTCATTTGCAGCCATGTGCTTGAACATGTGGAAAGCGACGACAGGGCGATCCGTGAGTTGTACAGGATCACCAGAACGGGCGGTTGTGGCATTCTCGTGGCACCGATCATCGTGGGGCTGGAGAGGACTGTGGAAGACCCGAGCGTGAAAGATGCGGCAGGTCGCTGGCGTCTTTATGGGCAGGATGACCACGTCAGGCTGTATGCTCATGACGATTATGTGAACAAGATCCGCAGTCACGGGTTCCACGTGGCCGAGCTGGGTGAAGAATATTTTGGTGAAGAAATATTCCATTCGCTGGGTCTGACGCACACAAGCATCCTGTATGTGGTGAGCAAATGA